A DNA window from Candidatus Omnitrophota bacterium contains the following coding sequences:
- a CDS encoding HAD family phosphatase, with protein sequence MKRANRDFRAVIFDMDGVIVDSMPYHFISWYEALLPLGIRVSCFDVYSREGERWEKSLKELLAGRGIRPTKKVMRGIFYRRQKIFKKYFRRFIFKGVKEFLACLKARGFMLGLVTGTPEKEIRKILAPALLGLFDVVVAGDQVKHGKPHPEPYLRACRALKLSPADCAVVENAPLGVRSAKNAGMFCIALTTSLPIQYLKAADVIAGELEEIPGIISRACRVKNKRRAK encoded by the coding sequence ATGAAAAGGGCTAACCGCGATTTTCGGGCAGTGATCTTTGATATGGATGGGGTTATCGTGGATTCTATGCCGTATCATTTTATCTCCTGGTATGAGGCGCTTCTGCCGTTAGGCATACGGGTGAGTTGCTTTGATGTTTATTCCCGGGAAGGAGAGCGTTGGGAGAAGAGCCTGAAAGAGCTCCTGGCCGGCCGCGGGATCAGGCCTACTAAGAAGGTTATGCGGGGGATCTTTTACCGCCGGCAGAAGATATTCAAAAAATATTTCCGCAGGTTTATTTTTAAAGGGGTTAAAGAATTCCTGGCTTGTCTTAAAGCGCGGGGGTTTATGCTGGGATTGGTTACCGGTACCCCGGAAAAAGAGATCCGGAAGATCCTCGCGCCTGCGCTTTTAGGATTATTCGATGTTGTGGTAGCCGGAGATCAGGTTAAACACGGCAAGCCCCATCCTGAACCGTACCTTCGGGCTTGCCGGGCCTTGAAATTGAGCCCGGCTGATTGCGCGGTTGTTGAAAATGCGCCGTTAGGGGTTCGATCAGCTAAAAACGCGGGTATGTTTTGCATAGCCTTGACTACCAGCCTGCCTATCCAATACCTTAAAGCTGCTGACGTGATCGCCGGGGAATTGGAGGAGATCCCCGGTATAATTTCCCGGGCGTGCCGTGTGAAGAATAAAAGGAGGGCAAAATGA
- a CDS encoding SPFH/Band 7/PHB domain protein — protein sequence MGNWGYFLLVLGVFVFLSGIRIVRPTHRGLVERMGKYCYFAHPGFTWIIPVIDTMYQVNVTEVMVDAEPQEIITNDNLNARVDAQVYFKVKPDEESVKSSQYNVNNYQYQIVNLARTTLRNIIGTLTLKSANSERGKINEELQKTMKKETANWGIEIVRTELKEIDPPKDVQETMNKVVKAENEKISAIDFATATETMADGQRRSEIKKAEGIRQAKILEAEGEAQAIKLVNEAANQYFVGNAQLLRRLETVEKSLANNAKIVIPAKTELINVIGEMAGVVPLPRKD from the coding sequence ATGGGGAACTGGGGATATTTTCTTTTAGTATTGGGAGTCTTTGTTTTTTTGAGCGGGATCAGGATAGTCAGGCCTACGCATAGAGGCCTGGTGGAAAGAATGGGTAAATATTGTTATTTTGCCCATCCGGGTTTTACCTGGATCATCCCGGTGATAGATACTATGTATCAGGTTAATGTCACGGAAGTAATGGTTGACGCCGAGCCGCAGGAGATCATCACCAACGATAATTTGAACGCCCGGGTGGACGCCCAGGTGTATTTCAAGGTCAAGCCGGATGAAGAGAGCGTAAAAAGTTCCCAGTATAACGTAAATAACTACCAGTATCAGATCGTCAATCTCGCCCGGACCACTCTGAGGAATATAATCGGGACCCTGACTTTGAAATCGGCTAACAGCGAAAGGGGAAAGATAAACGAAGAGTTGCAGAAGACTATGAAGAAAGAAACCGCCAATTGGGGCATCGAGATAGTCAGGACAGAGCTTAAAGAGATCGATCCGCCCAAGGATGTCCAGGAGACGATGAACAAGGTCGTTAAAGCGGAGAACGAGAAGATCTCGGCGATAGATTTCGCCACGGCTACCGAGACCATGGCCGACGGGCAAAGGCGTTCGGAGATAAAAAAGGCCGAAGGCATAAGGCAGGCCAAGATACTGGAAGCCGAAGGCGAGGCCCAGGCAATAAAGCTGGTCAATGAGGCGGCAAACCAGTATTTTGTAGGCAACGCCCAGTTGTTACGGCGCCTTGAGACAGTAGAGAAATCCTTGGCGAATAACGCTAAAATAGTCATCCCTGCTAAGACCGAATTGATCAATGTGATCGGAGAAATGGCCGGGGTGGTCCCTCTGCCCAGGAAAGATTAA
- a CDS encoding 3-deoxy-D-manno-octulosonic acid transferase codes for MFIIYDLIFCLFALIYLPMFLLKKKMHPGFAMRLGILPPDFHPKAPVWLHAVSVGEAVSMKQLADSLRMDFPGKDFVVSTVTATGNKIAREIASGPNDKAVYLPLDFSLIVKRVIDRADPAVFVIAETEIWPNLIRYLSKKNIPVIVVNGRISDRSFKGYRRMRFLLKPLLNRISVFCVQTETDRQRLICLGMMGERIKVTGNMKFDLRIRDYTELKKDYTDYRLGLGLGPKDKLWVCASTHPGEEEILLEIYKKLLEKNPSLKFLIAPRHPERAREVEQLAVANGFKPVKVSCLSAKANAGSAVPAAVRAERGVFILDTIGQLMYFYAIADVVFVGGSLVNKGGHNILEPASLGKPIVFGCHMFNFRDITKSFLDAGAGIMVSDKKQLMERVSDLLSNDHLRSELGARAKKFILGNQGATMRNKDLIKQALERSGKA; via the coding sequence ATGTTCATTATTTACGACCTGATATTCTGTTTGTTCGCTCTGATATACCTGCCGATGTTCCTGCTCAAAAAGAAAATGCATCCGGGGTTTGCTATGCGTTTGGGGATATTGCCGCCGGATTTTCATCCGAAGGCCCCTGTCTGGCTGCACGCGGTTAGCGTGGGCGAGGCGGTATCGATGAAGCAATTAGCGGACAGCCTGCGGATGGATTTTCCGGGTAAGGATTTTGTCGTTTCCACGGTCACGGCTACCGGCAACAAGATAGCCCGTGAGATAGCCTCCGGGCCTAACGACAAAGCGGTGTATCTTCCTCTTGACTTCAGCCTTATTGTAAAACGGGTGATCGACCGGGCTGACCCGGCTGTATTCGTGATCGCCGAGACCGAGATATGGCCTAATCTTATCCGTTATCTTTCCAAGAAAAATATCCCCGTTATCGTAGTTAACGGCCGCATATCCGATAGGTCATTTAAAGGATATAGGCGGATGAGATTTTTACTCAAGCCGCTTTTGAACAGGATCAGTGTGTTTTGCGTGCAGACCGAAACCGACAGGCAAAGGCTTATCTGCCTGGGGATGATGGGAGAACGGATAAAGGTCACCGGGAATATGAAGTTTGACCTTAGGATCAGGGATTACACGGAATTAAAAAAAGATTATACCGATTACCGCCTGGGATTGGGATTAGGGCCCAAAGACAAGCTGTGGGTCTGCGCGAGCACGCATCCGGGAGAAGAAGAGATATTGCTGGAGATCTATAAAAAGCTTTTAGAGAAAAATCCTTCGCTGAAATTCCTGATCGCGCCGCGGCATCCTGAAAGGGCGCGGGAGGTTGAACAACTCGCCGTAGCCAATGGTTTTAAGCCGGTCAAGGTATCTTGTTTATCGGCAAAGGCAAACGCGGGATCGGCTGTTCCGGCGGCCGTCCGGGCCGAACGGGGGGTGTTTATTCTGGATACTATCGGGCAGTTGATGTATTTCTACGCTATCGCGGATGTGGTATTCGTCGGCGGCAGCCTGGTGAATAAAGGCGGGCATAATATCCTTGAGCCTGCTTCTTTGGGGAAGCCGATAGTGTTCGGCTGTCATATGTTCAATTTCCGGGATATAACCAAGTCGTTCCTGGATGCCGGCGCGGGGATAATGGTATCCGACAAAAAGCAGTTGATGGAACGGGTCAGCGACCTTTTATCCAATGATCATCTAAGAAGCGAATTGGGGGCCAGGGCAAAGAAATTCATCCTGGGGAATCAGGGCGCGACCATGCGTAATAAGGATCTGATCAAACAGGCGCTTGAAAGATCGGGAAAGGCATAG
- a CDS encoding PilZ domain-containing protein: MLEICFRKVNNAAVLDLSGTLDIDSSNLVEKVAWCLESGYQDILCTLDGIDVMDYAGLSALALAFKNTVNHQAVMRLCNVPVHIRKTIELVYLDKVLEIFPDENSALASFVQDREMSQIQNAKLRRRFKRLPLDIEMGLRSKQDKEFHTVKLLNISAIGMLVFSDKVYPLGDILDVRLSLKPIVYDLELRAKVVWLVEKKIQPQIYPGLGLEFCNLDPKIQEKILEFVERNLPLDSEV, encoded by the coding sequence ATGCTGGAGATCTGTTTCCGGAAGGTGAACAACGCGGCAGTGCTGGATCTTTCCGGCACCCTGGATATTGATTCATCCAATTTGGTGGAAAAAGTCGCCTGGTGCCTGGAAAGCGGATACCAGGATATCCTTTGCACTTTGGACGGGATCGATGTGATGGATTATGCCGGGCTTTCGGCATTAGCCCTGGCTTTTAAGAATACGGTCAACCATCAGGCGGTGATGCGGTTGTGTAATGTCCCGGTGCATATAAGAAAAACGATCGAGTTGGTTTATCTGGACAAGGTTCTTGAGATATTCCCCGATGAGAATTCCGCGCTGGCGAGCTTTGTCCAGGACCGGGAAATGTCCCAGATACAAAATGCTAAACTGCGCAGGAGGTTCAAGAGGCTGCCCCTGGATATAGAAATGGGGTTGAGGTCCAAGCAGGATAAGGAATTCCACACGGTAAAACTGTTGAATATAAGCGCGATAGGGATGCTGGTCTTCAGCGATAAGGTTTATCCTTTGGGGGATATCCTGGATGTCAGGCTGTCCCTTAAGCCGATAGTATATGATCTGGAGCTGCGCGCTAAAGTGGTTTGGCTGGTGGAAAAAAAGATCCAGCCGCAGATATATCCGGGGCTGGGGCTGGAATTCTGCAACCTTGATCCGAAGATCCAGGAAAAGATACTGGAGTTCGTGGAGAGGAATCTTCCTTTGGATAGCGAAGTTTAA
- a CDS encoding nitroreductase family protein, with product MSGIDLFKKRRSARAFQEKPIAKSVLEDIVDAARLAPTARNVQPWEFVVVTGKAILKDIAAITDHGKFIANAGACILVFCADTKYYLEDGCAATENILLAAAALGLGACWVAADKKAYCDRINSLFSAPGSFKLVSMVAIGYLLPGEENNPVQKRGLEEVIHWEKF from the coding sequence ATGAGCGGGATCGATCTGTTCAAGAAAAGGCGCAGTGCAAGGGCCTTCCAGGAAAAACCAATTGCAAAAAGCGTATTGGAGGATATAGTAGATGCGGCGAGGCTTGCGCCTACTGCCAGAAATGTGCAGCCCTGGGAATTTGTGGTAGTTACCGGCAAGGCCATTTTGAAGGATATCGCCGCGATAACCGACCACGGCAAGTTCATTGCCAATGCCGGGGCTTGTATTTTGGTGTTTTGCGCCGATACCAAGTATTATCTAGAAGACGGATGCGCAGCTACCGAGAATATACTTTTGGCTGCAGCCGCTTTGGGGTTAGGCGCATGCTGGGTGGCGGCGGATAAAAAGGCTTATTGCGACCGGATAAATTCCTTGTTTTCTGCGCCGGGCTCTTTTAAACTGGTGAGTATGGTTGCGATCGGTTATCTTCTTCCCGGCGAAGAGAACAACCCCGTCCAGAAAAGGGGTCTGGAAGAGGTTATCCACTGGGAAAAATTCTAG
- a CDS encoding OsmC family protein → MYKVEVKNSGDYLFKVQARGNEFVIDPMGSGVSPADALLASLGSCMGFFCRRYIESANLGINDLSITLEGEFTRDAPICLKEIRVLLDLKGSQVEERRKAALLEFIKNCPIGNTLKGNPEITVTIN, encoded by the coding sequence ATGTATAAAGTAGAGGTGAAGAATTCCGGAGATTACCTGTTTAAAGTTCAGGCCAGGGGCAATGAGTTTGTTATTGATCCTATGGGCAGCGGTGTTTCCCCTGCAGACGCGCTTTTGGCAAGCCTGGGCAGCTGCATGGGGTTTTTCTGCCGCCGGTATATTGAGAGCGCGAACTTAGGGATAAATGATCTTTCGATAACCCTGGAAGGGGAATTCACCAGGGACGCGCCGATCTGCCTAAAAGAGATCCGGGTTTTGCTGGATCTTAAAGGCAGCCAGGTGGAAGAAAGGCGTAAAGCCGCGCTTTTGGAATTCATAAAGAACTGTCCGATCGGGAATACCTTAAAGGGGAATCCCGAAATAACCGTTACTATAAACTAA